The following are from one region of the Capsicum annuum cultivar UCD-10X-F1 chromosome 1, UCD10Xv1.1, whole genome shotgun sequence genome:
- the LOC124896523 gene encoding F-box/kelch-repeat protein At3g06240-like, translating into MAMSKSETLPEETIVDILSRLPAKFIGQYRCLSKQWCNFLSDPQFIKAHLTLHAHKQEKKLIFISASQALKTIAFNHNPQNGLIIDAISRNINFPKLEDNWSNVACSCNGLVLVRNQEHIMFLINPTTLECHRIPTFHLALPHGNSCSVYGLGYDFATDDYKTVTLSQHLRGHIDSTFLDVYSMKMDLWRRLESIPYNLLTNLSGGTPGVLVNGALHWMASKTSSVVIIAFDLSDEKFLEVPAPSTLDKNDLDLYGLTALRGCLCMFSAILEDEIDVWMMREYRVEESWTRFSIARMDLEYGFVPFNPISDDDVILSVDRDKLTVYNMKEDHWRYVEVDGLTSEYGRIGTFIESLVSPMFGKRAEGYHIA; encoded by the coding sequence ATGGCAATGAGCAAATCTGAAACCCTACCGGAAGAAACGATAGTTGACATACTCTCTCGCCTGCCTGCAAAATTCATAGGCCAATACAGGTGCTTATCAAAACAATGGTGCAATTTTCTGTCTGACCCACAATTCATCAAAGCTCACCTCACCCTCCATGCCCATAAGCAAGAAAAGAAACTCATTTTCATTTCTGCTTCTCAGGCTCTTAAAACTATCGCTTTTAACCATAACCCCCAAAATGGATTAATCATCGATGCTATTTCAAGAAACATTAATTTTCCTAAGCTTGAAGACAACTGGTCAAACGTTGCTTGCTCATGTAATGGCTTGGTGTTGGTGAGGAATCAGGaacatattatgtttttaataaaCCCCACAACCTTGGAGTGCCATAGAATTCCAACTTTTCATTTGGCTCTTCCCCATGGAAATAGCTGTAGCGTGTACGGTCTAGGGTATGATTTTGCTACTGATGATTATAAAACGGTTACTCTTTCTCAACATCTACGAGGGCATATTGACTCTACTTTTCTTGATGTCTACTCCATGAAAATGGATCTATGGAGGAGACTTGAGAGTATACCTTATAATTTACTTACTAACCTCTCAGGAGGAACTCCTGGGGTATTGGTAAATGGGGCTTTGCATTGGATGGCAAGTAAAACTTCTTCAGTGGTAATTATTGCTTTTGATTTAAGTGATGAGAAATTCTTGGAGGTGCCAGCCCCTTCTACTCTTGATAAAAATGATTTGGATTTGTATGGTCTTACGGCTTTAAGAGGGTGTCTTTGTATGTTCTCTGCTATACTGGAAGACGAAATCGATGTTTGGATGATGAGAGAATATCGAGTTGAGGAGTCATGGACCAGATTTAGTATTGCTAGAATGGATTTAGAGTATGGTTTTGTACCATTTAATCCAATCAGTGATGATGATGTTATATTGAGTGTGGATAGAGATAAGTTGACTGTCTACAATATGAAAGAGGATCACTGGAGATATGTGGAGGTTGATGGATTAACTTCTGAGTATGGAAGGATTGGGACTTTCATCGAGAGTCTCGTCTCTCCTATGTTTGGCAAGAGAGCTGAGGGTTACCATATTGcttga
- the LOC124898647 gene encoding uncharacterized protein LOC124898647 — MGSRAGVGLGSRCGVQGIKGGDKKGDSLRVGSWNIGTLQGSDRHRNDVGILVDEELKEQIMEVKRVSDRVMTIKLVLGGRVTLNICSVYAPHLVLDEEEKKSFWEVLDEVVRGMPSLEKIFIGGDFNGHIGSSPLGYDDVHGGFGFGVRNDEGVALLDFARAFGLVVVNSSFPKKE, encoded by the exons ATGGGATCGAGGGCTGGTGTTGGGCTAGGTTCAAGATGCGGAGTGCAAGGTATTAAGGGAGGAGATAAGAAAGGTGATAGTTTGAGGGTAGGGTCGTGGAACATTGGGACCCTGCAGG GTAGTGATAGGCATAGGAATGACGTAGGTatcttagtggatgaagagcttaaggagcagATAATGGAGGTTAAAAGGGTTAGTGATAGGGTTATGACTATCAAGTTGGTCTTGGGGGGGCGGGTTACTTTGAACATCTGTAGTGTGTATGCGCCACATCTGGTTCTGGacgaggaagagaagaagagtttttgggaggttttggacgaAGTGGTTAGAGGCATGCCTAGTttggagaagattttcataggtggggatttcaacgggcataTCGGGTCTTCGCCGTTagggtatgatgatgtgcatggaggctTTGGGTTCGGCGTTAGGAACGATGAGGGGGTTGCTcttttggattttgcgagggcctttgggttggtggtagtgaattccagCTTTCCGAAGAAGGAATAA